Proteins encoded by one window of Bacteroidota bacterium:
- a CDS encoding septum formation initiator family protein: MSIFQRFRARIKAWKIPSLLLNKYVFTIFVFAVWMTFFDQNNFLRQYNRMHDLNVARSKTAYYIKETKVTNQQLNELKSSQKALEKFAREKYYMKKPNEDVFVIMDK; encoded by the coding sequence ATGTCAATTTTTCAAAGATTCAGAGCCCGCATTAAAGCATGGAAAATACCTTCCCTGTTATTGAATAAATATGTATTTACCATTTTTGTTTTTGCGGTTTGGATGACATTTTTCGATCAGAATAATTTTCTTCGTCAGTATAATCGTATGCACGATCTGAATGTGGCCAGAAGTAAAACAGCATATTATATCAAAGAAACAAAAGTCACCAACCAGCAACTCAACGAATTAAAATCCAGCCAAAAAGCCCTCGAAAAATTCGCCCGCGAAAAATACTACATGAAAAAACCAAACGAGGATGTGTTTGTGATAATGGATAAGTGA